GAAACACGGTATTGCTTATATTTACGTCACCCAACACCTGGGCATGATGAAGCACATCAGCGATCAGGTGCTGGTGATGCATCAGGGTGAAGTGGTCGAGCGCGGCAACACCGCTGAAGTACTGGCAAATCCGCAGCACGACCAGACCAAACGGCTGATTAACAGCCACTTTGGTGAACCCTTAACCGCTGAAGCCTGGCGGCAACATAGCGAATGATCCGATAGCGAGGTCAGATTAACGCTCGCTGGAGACTCGTGCTAGAATCGCCGGGTCGATTATCGTCGGTCGCCTGATTTTTAACCTGCGGCCGCCAACAACAATGACCACAAGGACTACAACTATGGGTTTTCTTTCCGGTAAGCGCATTCTGATTACTGGCGTTGCCAGTAAACTCTCCATCGCCTACGGTATTGCGCAGGCGATGCACAAGCAGGGCGCAGAACTGGCATTCACCTACCAGAACGACAAATTGAAAAGTCGTGTGGAAGAGTTTGCGAAAGATCTGGGTTCAAGCATCGTATTACCTTGCGATGTCGCTGAAGATGAGAGCATCACCGCGCTGTTTACCGAACTGGCTAAAACCTGGGACAAATTTGACGGTTTTGTTCACTCTATCGGCTTCGCTCCTGGCGACCAGCTGGATGGCGACTATGTGAACGCCGTTACGCGTGAAGGCTTTAAAATCGCTCACGACATCAGCGCCTACAGCTTTGTTGCCATGGCCAAAGAGTGTCGCGCCATGCTGAACCCAAATTCAGCGCTGCTGACGCTCTCTTACCTCGGTGCCGAGCGCGCTATTCCAAACTACAACGTGATGGGCCTGGCGAAAGCGTCGCTGGAAGCCAACGTGCGTTACATGGCCAACGCGATGGGTCCGGAAGGCGTGCGTGTTAACGCCGTTTCCGCTGGTCCAATCCGCACCCTGGCAGCATCAGGCATCAAAGATTTCCGTAAGATGCTGGCCCACTGCGAAGCGGTTACCCCGATTCGTCGTACCGTAACCATCGAAGATGTCGGCAACTCAGCGGCCTTCCTGTGTTCTGACCTGGCAGGCGGCATCACCGGTGAAATCGTTCACGTTGATGGCGGCTTCAGCATCGCCGCAATGAACGAACTGGAACTGAAATAAGTTTTACAGGGCGAGGTTCTCTCGCCCTGCTCTCGCCTGCCTGCACCGCCCGCCCTGCGTTATAGCATCTTGCTATTTATTATCACCGATCATTCTTTTGCAGCCTGCCAGCCATAAGCGACGATAGCGACAGCTACTCAGAGCCGCTGCGCCTTCGCGTACCGGAAGCTGTTAATCTGTAAAAGGAATCCACATGGAACATCGCCGCCTCTCCGGCAACAGCCACTGGTATCATGAAACACAATCCTGTCGCTGTTCAGCACCCGCGCCGTCAGGCGACTCTTCTGCCGCCGCTGACGCCTTCCTGCTGGATCTTACCTGGTCTGTTCCGCCGCAGCTGCAGGAGGTTTTTCATACCGCCCGCCATCTCGGTGCGACGCTGTTTCCACAGCATTGCCCTACCTCGTTAACCCATACGCTTTCTCTTTACGATCGTCTGAGCACGGCACTGACCGTGGCGCAGGTAGCGGGTGTGCAACGACTGTGCAATCACTACGCCAGCCGACTCTACCCCCTCTCCAGCACCGACTCATCGCGGGAGAGCAATAATCGCCTGACGCAGATGACCCAGTTTGCCCGTCAGCTGGCGATGCAGCCGTCGCTGATCGATGGCGACGCAATGGCTGCGCTGGATGCGGTGGGCCTGACCGAGCCCGACATCGTGACGCTGTGTCAGATTGTTGGCTTTATCAGCTATCAGGCGCGCGTCGTCGCGGGCGTACAGGCGCTAAACGGCCTGCCGGTGCGCTGGCTGCCCGGCCTCAGCGCTGCGCCCGATGCGGACGAGCAGCACCCGCGCGCGGCCTGTACACTTAACCCGGTCACGTCCGGCTATGCCACGCCTGAACAGCAGCAGGCGGTGCGCTTTGCCGCGACGACGCTTTCTTCTGAGACGCTGCGCTGGCGGCTGGCACACGATGCCAGCGCCCTTAGCGCATGGTGTGCGTTGCATCAACAGCTGGAGACCTTGTCGGCAACGGCATTGGTGATGGCGGTCACTGCGCGCCTCAACGGCAATCGCCTCACCGCGGCTGCGCCACCTGATGCAACCTTAACCGCTGAGACGGAGAATGGGCTGATTCAGCTGGCGACGCAGCTGACCCGCCTGCCGGCCACCTTTAGCGCGGCGCATCTGCAGACGTTAAAAGAACAGGGATTTGATGAGCCGACGCTGGCGCTGCTGATTCAGCACGTTGCGCTGGCTAACTGGGATGACCGGCTGCTGCCCGCCTTTACTGACTAAGGTGCCGACGCAGCTCATCGAAGAAGTGCTGAGCCAGCGGTGACGCCCGCCCTGGTTCAGCTACCACCAGCGCCGCATGGCGCGACATCGGCGGGATATCCAGCTTACGGCGCGCCAGCTGTTGCAGATTGCTTTCCAGCAGATGCCCGACCGGCGCAATCATGCAGCCCAGCCCCACCTCCACCGCCTGCAACAGTTGAAATACCGATGTGGTTTCGAGAATAACCCGCGGCTGCAGTCCTGCATCGCGAAAATGGTTATCAAGATAGCGGCGAAAATAGCGCGTCGGCTCAGCCAGACAGAGCGGCAGATCTTTAAGCTGCGCGATGGTCAGCGCCTCAGCCTGTTCCAGCGCTGGAAAATGGTGCGGATGAAAAACCAGTTCCACGCCTTCATCGGCTAAAAGCTCAGCCTGAAAGTGCAGTTCGCGCAGCGTGGAGAGTTCGAAAAATCCAATACCGGCATCCACCGTGTGACTGTTTAGCGCCTCAAGCAGCTGATCGGCGCTCAGCACCGCGATGCGATAATCGAGCTGGGGATAGCGCTCCTGCACCGCCTTCAGCAATTTTGGCAGTGATATGCTGCACTGCGGCACCACGCCAATGCGCAGCGTGCCGTTTACGCCATGCTTGAGCGATTCCACTTCCAGCTTCAGGCCCTGATAAACCGACACGATTTCCCGCGCCCAGGTCAGCACGCGTTCCCCTTCGGCGGTAAAGCCATCAAAATTGTTGCTGCGGTTGATCAGCGACAGGCCAAGCTCACGCTCCAGATTCTTCAGGCGCATGGAGAGCGTTGGCTGACTGACAAAGCTCGCCTCTGCCGCCCGGCCAAAGTGGCGTTCGCGCTCAAGATTACAGAGATAGATAAGCTGTTTTATGTCCATTATTTTTATTTATCAACCACTTAAATTTAATACAGAGATCAGTTAAAAAACGGTGTACGTCGTTATGTGCGCGTAAAATTTTACCCTGTTAAGCCCGTCGCTTATCTGCCGAATAGCAGCTATCAGCGTCGGTTAATGGGCGCTTTATAGTAGCATGGCAGGCATTGTGAGCTTTGCGGATCAGGCTGTAGGAGATAATTCTTACGCTTGTATTGCTGGCTGAGCATAGCAAGCCAGAACTGGATGACGTTACCCGCGGAATGAAAGGATTTTATTGTCAG
The sequence above is drawn from the Duffyella gerundensis genome and encodes:
- a CDS encoding CMD domain-containing protein is translated as MEHRRLSGNSHWYHETQSCRCSAPAPSGDSSAAADAFLLDLTWSVPPQLQEVFHTARHLGATLFPQHCPTSLTHTLSLYDRLSTALTVAQVAGVQRLCNHYASRLYPLSSTDSSRESNNRLTQMTQFARQLAMQPSLIDGDAMAALDAVGLTEPDIVTLCQIVGFISYQARVVAGVQALNGLPVRWLPGLSAAPDADEQHPRAACTLNPVTSGYATPEQQQAVRFAATTLSSETLRWRLAHDASALSAWCALHQQLETLSATALVMAVTARLNGNRLTAAAPPDATLTAETENGLIQLATQLTRLPATFSAAHLQTLKEQGFDEPTLALLIQHVALANWDDRLLPAFTD
- a CDS encoding LysR family transcriptional regulator, encoding MDIKQLIYLCNLERERHFGRAAEASFVSQPTLSMRLKNLERELGLSLINRSNNFDGFTAEGERVLTWAREIVSVYQGLKLEVESLKHGVNGTLRIGVVPQCSISLPKLLKAVQERYPQLDYRIAVLSADQLLEALNSHTVDAGIGFFELSTLRELHFQAELLADEGVELVFHPHHFPALEQAEALTIAQLKDLPLCLAEPTRYFRRYLDNHFRDAGLQPRVILETTSVFQLLQAVEVGLGCMIAPVGHLLESNLQQLARRKLDIPPMSRHAALVVAEPGRASPLAQHFFDELRRHLSQ
- the fabI gene encoding enoyl-ACP reductase FabI is translated as MGFLSGKRILITGVASKLSIAYGIAQAMHKQGAELAFTYQNDKLKSRVEEFAKDLGSSIVLPCDVAEDESITALFTELAKTWDKFDGFVHSIGFAPGDQLDGDYVNAVTREGFKIAHDISAYSFVAMAKECRAMLNPNSALLTLSYLGAERAIPNYNVMGLAKASLEANVRYMANAMGPEGVRVNAVSAGPIRTLAASGIKDFRKMLAHCEAVTPIRRTVTIEDVGNSAAFLCSDLAGGITGEIVHVDGGFSIAAMNELELK